One Candidatus Cardinium hertigii DNA window includes the following coding sequences:
- a CDS encoding DUF6048 family protein, producing MLNYFIKIFFAVLLVVTVSSHATTSTEQSLPSPLQEAPQAEAKRATIWPTTLYLGIDLAKTGYGWHQKTGNAWEISSSIDFSRLLWDMDYGQGSIHRDGGNDGSITDTTGRYFRVGLGWNLLTPTDDHNQFFAGIRYARSWFNFALKGRVLPCDHRSYNDKQGIIGKPTTCIGCTSGWDSWKGDSVVDWWEIVAGGKVRLVHILSIGCTVRYKFHKKTIKKRCTNNQIAEPFDIPGFGFGEYDHAFGCSLYVLLRIPLQSKHKVAISSRKN from the coding sequence ATGTTAAATTATTTTATTAAAATCTTTTTTGCTGTTCTCTTGGTTGTTACGGTTTCTTCCCATGCAACTACTTCAACAGAGCAGTCTCTACCCTCCCCTTTACAAGAGGCGCCCCAAGCAGAAGCTAAGCGCGCTACTATTTGGCCCACTACGCTCTATCTTGGGATAGATCTTGCTAAAACGGGCTATGGTTGGCATCAGAAAACAGGTAATGCTTGGGAGATAAGTAGTTCGATAGATTTTAGTCGGCTTTTATGGGATATGGATTATGGGCAGGGGAGCATTCATCGGGATGGGGGCAACGATGGCTCGATTACGGATACAACTGGTCGCTATTTTAGGGTAGGATTGGGTTGGAACTTGCTAACACCAACAGACGATCATAATCAGTTTTTTGCAGGCATACGTTATGCTAGAAGCTGGTTTAACTTTGCTTTAAAAGGACGAGTGCTTCCATGTGATCACAGATCATATAATGATAAGCAAGGAATAATAGGAAAGCCTACAACATGCATAGGTTGTACATCAGGTTGGGACAGTTGGAAAGGTGATAGCGTAGTAGATTGGTGGGAAATAGTAGCAGGTGGTAAAGTACGTTTGGTCCATATTTTATCTATTGGTTGTACCGTACGCTATAAGTTTCATAAAAAAACGATAAAAAAACGTTGTACAAACAACCAGATTGCTGAACCTTTTGATATTCCAGGTTTTGGTTTTGGCGAATATGACCATGCCTTTGGTTGTAGTTTATATGTATTGCTACGCATTCCACTACAAAGCAAACATAAGGTTGCTATAAGCAGTAGAAAAAACTAA
- a CDS encoding signal peptidase II has translation MRRVLKYIFLVLLVIVVDQAVKLWVHGHMELGLAGHINLVGNLFGLTYVLNYGMAFGLQWSFKYGKLLMTGIRLAISLGIVRHIFFGFLRSAPTGWVVGWVLILAGALGNSIDGVLYGVYLDNAPDTAVMKWFHGQTIDMLHLDVWSGTLPNWFPIVGGEVIALLPIFNIADVSICSGLLCILYCYRQIAAWEKSIRSIS, from the coding sequence ATGAGAAGAGTTTTAAAATATATTTTTCTAGTACTGTTGGTAATAGTTGTAGATCAAGCAGTTAAATTGTGGGTGCATGGGCATATGGAGTTGGGATTAGCGGGGCATATCAACCTAGTAGGTAATTTATTTGGGCTTACCTATGTTTTAAACTATGGCATGGCATTTGGATTGCAATGGAGCTTTAAGTATGGGAAGCTACTTATGACAGGGATACGTTTAGCTATTTCTTTGGGTATAGTTAGGCATATCTTTTTCGGTTTTTTGCGATCCGCCCCCACTGGTTGGGTTGTGGGGTGGGTTTTGATTTTAGCGGGTGCCCTCGGTAATAGCATAGATGGTGTTTTGTATGGTGTTTATTTGGACAATGCCCCAGATACAGCGGTTATGAAATGGTTTCATGGGCAAACCATTGATATGCTTCATCTTGATGTATGGTCTGGTACGCTGCCAAACTGGTTTCCAATTGTAGGAGGAGAAGTGATTGCCTTACTACCTATCTTTAACATAGCGGATGTATCTATTTGTAGTGGATTATTATGTATATTGTACTGCTACAGACAAATAGCTGCCTGGGAAAAATCCATTCGTTCAATAAGCTAA
- the uvrA gene encoding excinuclease ABC subunit UvrA has protein sequence MSLAIDKGRHKFDYIEVLGARTHNLKNIDLRFPRNQLVVLTGVSGSGKSSLAFDTIYAEGQRRYRESFSAYARNFLENITRPEVDAINGLSPVIAIEQKTTHSHARSTVGTFTEIYDFMRLLFARIADAHDHCSSNKMVVQNEDQLFTDLLNMYAGQSVTLMAPLVSGKKGHFGELFNRLIRLGFHKISLDGTIKELDDSLTLARYKKHDIALVVDHVIVTKPNQDRMKHSLQLALLHGKGRVKVVDAAHQSRYFSTSLVDVETGCAYDAPEPSLFSFNTAHGACPTCAGLGEKIQVDIDSIIPDKTKSIYQGAILPLGAHKSSILFKKITTLLAFYRHQITDPVETLPLPLLHLLLLGNTVQSATNKGLDYVEPFPGVIPTLIKEQEREGSVTSSMGTIFEAVCPDCAGSRLNKVARSFKIKERTIAELASMELDKLQAWFTQLPASLTERQQQIAQELIKEISKRLQFLIDVGLHYLQLNRSLKTLSGGEAQRVRLATQMGIQLLGVCYILDEPSIGLHQRDNSRLIAALKTLRDMGNTLLVVEHDRETMLEADYLIEIGPQAGLYGGLVVAAGSLPEFLMQDSVTAEFLNRKRDFPFSATRKKGNGNAITLMGCSGHNLKNITVTIPLGMMVCITGVSGSGKSSLIHKTLLPILQRKLYNSPVVPLDYKEATGLVHINKVIEVNQAPIGRTHRSNPATYTTIFTEIRNFFALLPEAQIQGYKPNRFSFNIKEGRCNSCEGIGHQRIEMGLLPEIYVTCASCKGKRYNRETLAVRYKGKSIADVLDMTVEDAFSFFKNHATICSKLHTLMQVGLGYITLGQHATTLSGGEAQRMKLATELTQKSSRDTLYILDEPTTGLHFQDIVDLLSVLQKLVEQGNTVLVIEHNVDMIKVADYVIDLGPEGGDAGGYVVAVGTPEEVALAQASHTGYFLRKELEIIHKS, from the coding sequence ATGTCACTAGCTATTGACAAAGGGCGTCATAAATTTGATTATATAGAAGTCTTAGGTGCGAGAACCCATAATTTAAAAAATATTGATCTTCGTTTCCCACGCAATCAATTGGTAGTACTTACAGGTGTAAGTGGTAGCGGTAAGTCCTCCTTGGCTTTTGATACGATTTATGCAGAAGGGCAGAGGCGGTATAGGGAAAGTTTTAGTGCCTACGCGCGCAATTTTCTGGAGAATATAACGAGGCCTGAGGTAGATGCAATCAATGGGTTAAGTCCTGTTATTGCGATTGAACAGAAAACAACTCATAGCCATGCACGTTCTACAGTAGGTACTTTTACAGAGATCTATGACTTTATGCGTCTGCTTTTTGCACGCATAGCGGATGCACATGATCATTGCAGCAGTAATAAAATGGTTGTTCAAAATGAAGACCAATTATTTACTGATTTATTGAATATGTATGCAGGTCAATCGGTTACCTTAATGGCACCGCTGGTAAGCGGTAAAAAAGGGCATTTTGGGGAACTATTCAATCGTTTAATTCGACTTGGCTTTCATAAAATTAGCCTGGATGGTACGATTAAGGAATTGGACGATTCGCTCACGTTGGCACGCTATAAAAAGCACGATATAGCCTTAGTGGTAGATCACGTAATAGTTACTAAGCCCAATCAGGATCGAATGAAGCATAGTCTACAGTTGGCATTGCTGCATGGTAAAGGGCGTGTCAAGGTTGTAGATGCGGCGCATCAATCGCGTTATTTCTCTACTTCTTTAGTGGATGTTGAAACAGGGTGTGCATATGACGCACCAGAGCCTAGTTTATTTTCTTTTAATACTGCTCATGGCGCATGTCCTACTTGTGCAGGGTTAGGAGAAAAAATTCAGGTAGATATAGATTCTATTATTCCAGATAAAACTAAAAGCATTTATCAGGGGGCTATTTTGCCTTTAGGGGCACATAAGTCCTCGATTTTATTTAAGAAAATCACAACGCTACTTGCCTTTTACCGCCATCAGATAACGGATCCAGTAGAGACGTTGCCTTTACCACTTTTGCATTTACTATTACTGGGTAATACAGTGCAATCTGCTACCAATAAAGGATTAGATTATGTGGAGCCTTTTCCAGGTGTTATCCCAACGCTTATCAAGGAACAGGAGCGAGAAGGTAGCGTTACAAGCAGTATGGGTACCATCTTTGAAGCAGTATGTCCAGATTGTGCAGGAAGCAGGCTCAATAAAGTGGCCAGATCTTTTAAAATCAAGGAACGTACGATTGCAGAATTGGCTAGTATGGAACTCGATAAGTTACAGGCATGGTTTACACAGCTACCCGCTAGCTTAACAGAGCGGCAGCAACAAATTGCCCAAGAGCTCATCAAAGAAATAAGCAAGCGGCTGCAATTTTTAATAGACGTTGGGTTGCATTACCTACAGCTGAATAGAAGCTTAAAGACTTTATCTGGTGGAGAAGCGCAACGGGTTAGGCTGGCTACGCAAATGGGCATTCAGCTATTGGGGGTTTGTTATATTCTAGATGAGCCTAGTATCGGATTACACCAGCGTGACAATAGCCGCTTAATTGCTGCATTAAAAACGTTAAGAGATATGGGGAACACGCTACTAGTAGTGGAGCATGATAGGGAAACGATGTTAGAAGCAGATTACCTTATTGAGATAGGGCCTCAAGCTGGGCTCTATGGCGGTTTGGTAGTAGCGGCGGGTAGCTTACCTGAATTCCTTATGCAGGATAGTGTTACGGCTGAATTTTTAAACCGCAAAAGGGATTTCCCCTTTTCTGCTACGCGAAAGAAGGGAAATGGGAACGCTATTACGCTTATGGGATGCAGCGGGCATAACTTAAAAAATATAACGGTAACCATCCCATTGGGTATGATGGTTTGTATAACAGGAGTATCGGGAAGTGGCAAGTCTTCATTGATTCACAAAACGCTTCTCCCTATACTGCAGAGAAAGCTGTACAATAGCCCTGTTGTGCCGTTAGATTATAAAGAAGCAACTGGTTTAGTGCATATTAATAAAGTTATAGAAGTAAATCAGGCTCCTATTGGCAGAACACATCGTTCTAACCCTGCTACCTATACCACTATTTTTACAGAAATACGTAACTTTTTTGCTCTTTTACCAGAGGCGCAGATCCAAGGATATAAGCCTAACCGGTTTTCTTTTAATATAAAAGAAGGACGCTGTAACAGCTGTGAAGGAATTGGGCATCAGCGTATAGAAATGGGTTTATTACCAGAGATTTATGTTACTTGTGCCAGCTGTAAGGGGAAGCGCTATAACCGAGAGACCTTAGCAGTACGTTATAAAGGGAAATCCATTGCTGATGTGTTAGATATGACCGTGGAGGATGCCTTTTCTTTTTTTAAGAACCATGCTACTATATGTTCCAAACTGCATACCTTAATGCAGGTAGGCTTAGGATATATTACATTGGGGCAGCATGCCACTACTTTATCTGGCGGAGAAGCACAACGTATGAAGCTAGCTACAGAGCTAACACAAAAAAGCAGCCGAGATACGCTTTATATTTTAGATGAGCCTACTACTGGACTTCATTTTCAAGATATAGTAGATCTTTTATCGGTATTGCAAAAGTTAGTAGAGCAAGGTAATACTGTTTTGGTTATAGAGCACAATGTAGATATGATCAAAGTGGCGGATTATGTTATTGATCTAGGGCCAGAAGGAGGAGATGCAGGGGGGTATGTAGTGGCAGTGGGTACACCGGAAGAGGTTGCGTTAGCGCAGGCAAGCCATACAGGCTACTTTTTAAGAAAAGAATTAGAGATTATACATAAATCCTAA